A genome region from Ottowia testudinis includes the following:
- the rpoB gene encoding DNA-directed RNA polymerase subunit beta yields the protein MAYTFTERKRIRKSFGTRESVLQVPYLLQMQKDAYTAFLQADTPPKKRTHEGLQAAFESAFPIVSHNGFVEMKFVEYNLAKPAFDVRECQTRGLTYSSAVRARVQLIIYDRESSTSQSKVVKEVKEQEVYMGEVPLMTDKGSFIVNGTERVIVSQLHRSPGVFFEHDKGKTHSSGKLLFSARIIPYRGSWLDFEFDPKDILFFRVDRRRKMPVTILLKAIGLNPEQILANFFVNDNFRLMDSGAQLEFVADRLKGEVARFDITDKAGKVIVAKDKRITVRHLRELEQSGTTHISVPEDFLVGRVIAKSIVDADTGEIIAKANDELTEALLKKLREAGVQELQAIYTNELDHGAYISQTLRADETVDEFAARVAIYRMMRPGEPPTEDAVQALFQRLFYNPDTYDLSRVGRMKFNAKVGREESTGPMVLTNEDILAVVKILVELRNGRGEVDDIDHLGNRRVRCVGELAENQYRTGLARIEKAVKERLGQAENDPLMPHDLINSKPISAALKEFFGASQLSQFMDQTNPLAEITHKRRVSALGPGGLTRERAGFEVRDVHVTHYGRVCPIETPEGPNIGLINSLALYARLNEYGFIETPYRRVADGKVTNEIDYLSAIEEGKYVIAQANAALDKDGRLTGDLVSAREKGDSILVGAERIQYMDVSPAQIVSVAASLVPFLEHDDANRALMGANMSRQAVPVLRPEKPLVGTGIERVAAIDSGTVVTAKRGGVVDYVDATRIVIRVNDAEAVAGEVGVDIYNLIKYQRSNQNTNIHQRPIVKKGDVLAKGDVIADGASTDLGEIAIGQNMLIAFMPWNGYNFEDSILISEKVVADDRYTSIHIEELVVMARDTKLGAEEITRDIPNLSEQQLNRLDESGIIYVGAEVQPGDTLVGKVTPKGETTLTPEEKLLRAIFGEKASDVKDTSLRVDQGSQGTVIDVQVFTREGIVRDKRAQQIIDDELKRYRLDLNDQLRIVEADAFDRIEKLLNGKTANGGPNRIAKGTKIDKAYLASVDKYHWFDIRPAEDAVAAQLESIKASIEQQRHSFDLAFEEKRKKLTQGDELPAGVLKMVKVYLAVKRRLQPGDKMAGRHGNKGVVSKIVPVEDMPYMADGTPADIVLNPLGVPSRMNVGQVLEVHLGWAGKGIGQRINEMLQTEERVGKVRKYMEELYNSTGRTEELAALTDEQVLEMAGNLTGGMPFASPVFDGASEEEIRAMLKQAYPDEIAKAKGLTDTRTQAWLYDGRTGDAFDRPTTIGYMHFLKLHHLVDDKMHARSTGPYSLVTQQPLGGKAQFGGQRFGEMEVWALEAYGASYTLQEMLTVKSDDVQGRTKVYESIVKGEHSIDAGMPESFNVLVKEIRSLGLDIELERS from the coding sequence ATGGCCTACACCTTTACCGAACGCAAGCGCATTCGCAAGAGCTTTGGCACGCGCGAGAGCGTGCTGCAAGTGCCCTACCTGCTGCAGATGCAGAAAGACGCCTACACCGCCTTCCTGCAAGCCGACACACCGCCCAAGAAGCGTACGCACGAGGGCCTGCAGGCTGCGTTTGAATCGGCTTTCCCGATCGTCTCGCACAACGGTTTTGTCGAGATGAAGTTCGTCGAATACAACCTGGCCAAGCCCGCGTTTGACGTGCGCGAATGTCAGACGCGCGGACTGACCTACTCGTCGGCGGTGCGCGCGCGCGTCCAGCTCATCATCTACGACCGAGAGTCGTCCACCTCGCAATCCAAGGTGGTCAAGGAGGTGAAGGAACAAGAGGTCTACATGGGCGAAGTGCCCTTGATGACCGACAAGGGTTCATTCATCGTCAACGGCACCGAGCGCGTGATCGTGTCCCAGCTGCACCGTTCGCCCGGCGTGTTCTTCGAACACGACAAGGGCAAGACGCACAGCTCGGGCAAGCTGCTGTTCTCGGCGCGCATCATTCCCTACCGCGGTTCGTGGCTCGATTTCGAGTTCGATCCCAAGGACATCCTGTTCTTCCGCGTCGACCGCCGCCGCAAGATGCCGGTCACGATCTTGCTCAAGGCCATCGGCCTGAATCCGGAGCAGATCCTGGCGAACTTCTTCGTCAACGACAACTTCCGCTTGATGGACAGCGGTGCTCAGCTCGAATTCGTGGCCGATCGTCTCAAGGGCGAAGTGGCGCGCTTCGACATCACCGACAAGGCCGGCAAGGTCATCGTTGCCAAGGACAAGCGCATCACGGTGCGTCATTTGCGCGAGCTGGAGCAGTCTGGCACCACGCACATCAGCGTGCCCGAGGACTTCCTGGTCGGCCGCGTGATCGCCAAGAGCATTGTGGACGCCGACACCGGAGAGATCATCGCCAAGGCCAACGACGAGTTGACCGAAGCGCTGTTGAAAAAGCTGCGGGAAGCAGGCGTGCAGGAGCTGCAGGCCATCTACACCAATGAGCTGGACCACGGCGCCTACATTTCTCAGACGCTGCGCGCCGACGAGACCGTCGACGAGTTTGCCGCGCGCGTCGCCATCTACCGCATGATGCGCCCTGGCGAGCCGCCGACCGAGGACGCGGTGCAGGCCTTGTTCCAGCGGCTGTTCTACAACCCCGACACCTACGACCTGTCGCGCGTCGGCCGCATGAAGTTCAACGCCAAGGTCGGCCGCGAGGAGTCGACCGGCCCCATGGTGTTGACCAACGAGGACATCCTCGCCGTCGTCAAGATCCTGGTCGAGCTGCGTAATGGCCGTGGCGAGGTGGACGACATCGATCACCTGGGCAACCGCCGCGTGCGCTGCGTGGGCGAGCTGGCCGAGAACCAGTACCGCACCGGCCTGGCGCGCATCGAAAAAGCCGTGAAGGAGCGTTTGGGCCAAGCCGAAAACGATCCGCTCATGCCGCACGATCTGATCAACTCCAAGCCGATTTCGGCGGCGCTCAAGGAGTTCTTCGGCGCCTCGCAGCTGTCGCAGTTCATGGACCAGACCAACCCACTGGCTGAGATCACGCACAAGCGCCGCGTCTCGGCCCTGGGCCCGGGTGGTCTGACGCGCGAGCGTGCTGGCTTCGAGGTGCGCGACGTGCACGTCACGCACTACGGCCGCGTGTGCCCGATCGAAACGCCGGAAGGCCCGAACATCGGCCTGATCAACTCGCTGGCGTTGTACGCGCGCCTGAACGAATACGGCTTCATCGAGACGCCGTACCGCCGTGTGGCCGATGGCAAGGTGACCAACGAGATCGACTACCTGTCGGCCATCGAGGAAGGCAAGTACGTCATCGCCCAGGCCAACGCCGCGCTCGACAAGGATGGCCGCCTGACGGGTGACTTGGTTTCGGCGCGCGAAAAGGGCGATTCCATCCTGGTCGGCGCAGAGCGCATCCAGTACATGGACGTGTCGCCCGCGCAGATCGTGTCGGTGGCGGCCTCGCTGGTGCCTTTTCTGGAGCACGACGACGCCAACCGCGCATTGATGGGCGCCAACATGTCGCGCCAGGCCGTGCCCGTGCTGCGGCCTGAGAAGCCGCTGGTCGGTACCGGCATCGAGCGTGTGGCCGCCATCGACTCGGGTACCGTGGTTACCGCCAAGCGTGGTGGCGTGGTCGATTACGTCGACGCCACGCGCATTGTGATCCGCGTCAATGACGCCGAGGCGGTGGCCGGTGAAGTGGGTGTGGACATCTACAACCTCATCAAGTATCAGCGCAGCAACCAGAACACCAATATCCATCAACGCCCCATCGTCAAGAAGGGCGACGTGCTGGCCAAGGGTGACGTGATCGCCGACGGCGCCTCGACCGACCTGGGCGAAATCGCCATCGGCCAGAACATGCTGATCGCCTTCATGCCCTGGAACGGCTACAACTTCGAGGATTCGATCCTGATCTCCGAAAAAGTCGTGGCCGACGACCGCTACACCTCGATCCACATCGAGGAGCTGGTGGTGATGGCGCGCGACACCAAGCTGGGTGCCGAAGAGATCACGCGCGACATCCCCAACCTGTCTGAGCAGCAGCTCAATCGCCTGGACGAATCGGGCATCATTTACGTGGGCGCCGAAGTGCAACCCGGCGACACGCTGGTGGGCAAGGTCACGCCCAAGGGCGAGACCACGCTGACGCCCGAGGAGAAGCTGCTGCGCGCCATCTTCGGCGAGAAGGCATCCGATGTGAAGGACACTTCGCTGCGCGTCGACCAGGGCTCGCAAGGCACGGTGATCGATGTGCAGGTGTTCACGCGCGAGGGCATCGTGCGCGACAAGCGCGCGCAGCAGATCATCGACGACGAGCTGAAGCGCTACCGCCTCGATTTGAACGACCAGCTGCGCATCGTCGAGGCCGATGCCTTCGACCGCATCGAGAAGCTGCTGAACGGCAAAACCGCCAACGGCGGGCCCAACCGCATCGCCAAGGGCACCAAGATTGACAAGGCCTATCTGGCCTCGGTGGACAAGTACCATTGGTTCGATATCCGTCCGGCCGAGGATGCGGTGGCCGCGCAGCTCGAAAGCATCAAGGCCTCCATCGAGCAGCAGCGCCACAGCTTTGACCTGGCGTTCGAGGAAAAGCGCAAGAAGCTGACGCAAGGCGACGAGCTGCCGGCCGGCGTGTTGAAGATGGTCAAGGTGTATCTGGCCGTCAAGCGCCGCCTGCAACCCGGCGACAAGATGGCCGGCCGCCACGGCAACAAGGGCGTGGTGTCGAAGATCGTTCCCGTCGAAGACATGCCCTACATGGCCGACGGCACCCCAGCCGACATCGTGCTCAACCCGCTTGGCGTGCCCTCGCGCATGAACGTGGGCCAGGTGCTTGAAGTCCACCTGGGCTGGGCCGGCAAGGGCATCGGCCAGCGCATCAACGAGATGCTGCAGACCGAGGAGCGCGTGGGCAAGGTGCGCAAGTACATGGAAGAGCTGTACAACAGCACCGGCCGCACGGAAGAGCTGGCCGCGCTGACCGATGAGCAGGTGCTCGAGATGGCCGGCAACCTGACGGGCGGCATGCCGTTCGCGTCGCCGGTGTTCGATGGTGCGTCCGAGGAAGAAATCCGCGCCATGCTTAAGCAGGCCTATCCGGACGAGATCGCCAAGGCCAAGGGCCTGACCGACACGCGCACGCAGGCTTGGCTGTACGACGGCCGCACCGGTGACGCCTTCGACCGCCCCACCACTATCGGCTACATGCACTTCCTGAAGCTGCACCACCTGGTGGACGACAAGATGCACGCGCGCTCTACCGGCCCTTACTCGCTGGTCACGCAGCAGCCGCTGGGTGGCAAGGCGCAGTTCGGCGGCCAGCGCTTTGGCGAGATGGAGGTGTGGGCGCTGGAAGCCTATGGCGCCTCGTACACGCTGCAAGAAATGCTGACGGTGAAGTCCGACGACGTGCAAGGCCGTACCAAGGTGTACGAGAGCATCGTCAAGGGCGAACACTCCATCGACGCCGGCATGCCCGAGTCGTTCAACGTGCTGGTCAAGGAAATCCGTTCGCTGGGCCTTGATATCGAGCTGGAGCGCTCCTGA
- the rplL gene encoding 50S ribosomal protein L7/L12: MAFDKDAFLTALDSMTVMELNELVKAIEEKFGVSAAAMAAPAAAGGGGAAAAAEEKTEFTVQLMEAGANKVSVIKAVREITGLGLKEAKDLVDGAPKPVKEGIAKADAEAAKKKLEEAGAKVELK; encoded by the coding sequence ATGGCATTTGATAAAGACGCATTTCTGACCGCGCTGGACAGCATGACGGTCATGGAGCTCAACGAGCTGGTGAAAGCCATCGAAGAGAAGTTCGGCGTGAGCGCCGCTGCGATGGCTGCTCCGGCCGCCGCTGGTGGCGGTGGTGCCGCCGCTGCTGCTGAAGAGAAGACCGAGTTCACCGTGCAGCTGATGGAAGCCGGCGCCAACAAGGTGTCGGTCATCAAGGCAGTGCGCGAAATCACCGGCCTGGGCTTGAAAGAAGCCAAGGACCTGGTGGACGGCGCACCGAAGCCCGTCAAGGAAGGCATTGCCAAGGCGGACGCCGAAGCGGCCAAGAAGAAGCTGGAAGAAGCCGGCGCCAAAGTCGAGCTTAAGTAA
- the rplJ gene encoding 50S ribosomal protein L10, with translation MSLNRSEKEAVIKEVTDLAAKAQTLVMAEYRGITVADMTKLRTDARSKGVALSVLKNTLARRAVAGSSFEVVGDQMTGPLIYGFSEDAVAAAKVVADFAKTNDKLVIRAGVYGGKALDANGVKQLASIPTKEVLLAQLCGLLMSPMSRTAVVLGALAAKKGEGEAVAA, from the coding sequence TTGAGTCTGAATCGCAGTGAGAAAGAAGCGGTCATTAAAGAAGTGACCGACCTCGCCGCCAAAGCTCAAACGCTGGTGATGGCGGAATACCGCGGCATCACGGTCGCCGACATGACGAAACTGCGCACCGACGCGCGCAGCAAGGGTGTGGCCCTGAGTGTGTTGAAAAACACCCTGGCCCGCCGTGCTGTCGCCGGCAGCAGCTTCGAAGTGGTGGGCGACCAGATGACCGGCCCGCTGATCTATGGCTTCTCCGAAGACGCTGTGGCCGCCGCCAAGGTGGTGGCCGATTTCGCCAAGACCAACGACAAGCTGGTTATTCGGGCGGGCGTTTACGGGGGTAAGGCCTTGGATGCCAACGGCGTTAAGCAGTTGGCCAGCATTCCTACCAAGGAAGTGCTGCTGGCCCAGTTGTGCGGCTTGCTCATGTCGCCGATGTCCCGCACCGCCGTGGTGCTGGGCGCGCTGGCGGCCAAAAAGGGCGAAGGCGAGGCGGTGGCTGCCTGA